From a single Bacillus pseudomycoides DSM 12442 genomic region:
- a CDS encoding DUF4256 domain-containing protein, with amino-acid sequence MTKGNKINNKEELSLEQREELLRALKARFEKNMNRHKGLEWAKVQAKLDANTEKLWSLNEMERTGGEPDVVGHDKEKDEYIFYDCSAESPKGRRSVCYDREGLESRKKHKPENNAIDMATAMGIELLTEEQYRTLQNLENFDMKTSSWVQTPSDIRELGGALFCDCRFGHVFVYHNGAESYYAARGFRGSLRV; translated from the coding sequence ATGACAAAGGGAAATAAAATCAACAATAAAGAGGAGTTGTCACTAGAACAACGTGAAGAATTACTCAGAGCATTGAAAGCCCGTTTTGAGAAAAACATGAACCGCCATAAAGGTCTTGAATGGGCTAAAGTCCAAGCAAAGCTGGATGCTAATACTGAAAAACTGTGGTCGCTCAATGAAATGGAAAGAACTGGCGGCGAACCGGATGTTGTTGGTCATGATAAAGAGAAGGACGAATACATTTTTTATGATTGTTCAGCGGAAAGTCCTAAAGGTCGAAGAAGTGTTTGTTACGATCGTGAAGGGTTAGAGTCAAGAAAAAAACATAAACCAGAAAATAACGCTATTGATATGGCAACTGCCATGGGCATTGAACTATTAACGGAAGAACAATATCGGACGTTGCAGAATCTTGAAAATTTCGATATGAAAACGTCGAGTTGGGTGCAAACACCCTCTGATATTAGAGAACTCGGCGGTGCCCTTTTTTGCGATTGTCGCTTCGGGCACGTCTTCGTGTATCACAATGGAGCAGAATCCTACTATGCCGCCAGGGGTTTTCGTGGCTCGCTAAGGGTCTAA
- a CDS encoding HAD-IA family hydrolase — protein sequence MNILWDFDGTLFDTYPAYTNILSLVLGEAVDKQEIYEKLKISYSHAIDYYNISRDQEEEIKRLKKTLSPKDMKPFDGVEEILKFANKNVIMTHKHRDGVLAILKYYGWDKYFVDMVTIDDGFPRKPNPLAYIHLHTKHGIDLVIGDRELDLLPAKELGIATCMFQSQGDVADYHLQDYSKFFNTDIPLAKRVFS from the coding sequence TTGAACATTTTATGGGATTTTGATGGAACTTTGTTTGATACGTATCCTGCGTATACAAACATACTCTCTTTGGTACTGGGAGAAGCAGTAGATAAACAGGAAATTTATGAAAAGCTAAAAATTTCGTATTCGCATGCAATTGATTACTATAACATTTCCAGGGATCAAGAAGAAGAGATAAAAAGATTAAAGAAAACATTATCTCCAAAAGATATGAAACCATTTGATGGTGTAGAAGAAATCTTAAAATTTGCAAATAAAAATGTAATTATGACACACAAGCATAGGGACGGAGTTTTAGCCATCTTAAAATACTATGGATGGGATAAATACTTTGTGGATATGGTTACAATTGATGATGGTTTCCCTCGTAAACCTAATCCATTAGCATACATTCATTTACATACAAAACACGGAATCGATCTAGTTATTGGAGACCGGGAGTTAGATTTATTACCTGCAAAAGAATTAGGAATTGCAACGTGCATGTTTCAAAGTCAAGGTGATGTTGCTGATTATCATTTACAAGACTACTCGAAATTTTTTAATACGGATATTCCATTAGCGAAACGGGTGT
- a CDS encoding serine hydrolase domain-containing protein, with amino-acid sequence RSKDADMMNTKKTYTAEEIVKIGLSLPPDFAPGKGWSYSDTGYVLLGILIEKVTGNSYAEEIENRIIEPLELSNTFLP; translated from the coding sequence GACGCTGATATGATGAATACCAAAAAAACATATACCGCTGAAGAAATAGTGAAGATTGGGCTTTCTCTGCCTCCAGACTTTGCCCCAGGAAAGGGCTGGTCTTATTCAGACACAGGATACGTATTACTGGGTATCCTTATTGAAAAAGTAACCGGGAACAGCTATGCGGAAGAGATTGAAAATCGGATTATTGAACCGCTTGAATTGTCGAATACATTCCTACC